Proteins encoded within one genomic window of Companilactobacillus zhachilii:
- a CDS encoding MIP/aquaporin family protein, translating to MHYTLLVRCVAEFIGTAIMVALGNGSVANVELKGTKGFHGGWILIGFGYGIGVMIPAMMFGPISGGQINPAMTLALAFNGEFPWAEVGPYIIAQFLGAIFGQLMIVAAYKPYYNQTENVESILGTFSTIDAENSRLNGFINEFIGTFILVFGAVALTSDHIDPRADFIGLGFLVMCLVVSFGGPTGPALNPARDLGPRILHALLPLNPKGSSQWKYSWVPVLAPILGAIAAVKLYGLFF from the coding sequence ATGCATTATACGTTATTAGTACGTTGTGTCGCTGAATTTATCGGAACAGCTATCATGGTTGCCCTCGGTAATGGTTCAGTTGCCAACGTTGAATTAAAAGGTACAAAAGGTTTCCACGGTGGGTGGATCTTGATTGGATTCGGTTATGGTATCGGTGTTATGATTCCTGCCATGATGTTTGGTCCTATCTCAGGTGGCCAAATTAATCCAGCCATGACTTTAGCCTTAGCTTTCAATGGCGAATTTCCTTGGGCTGAAGTTGGTCCATATATCATTGCTCAATTCTTAGGTGCCATTTTTGGTCAATTAATGATTGTCGCAGCTTACAAGCCTTACTACAATCAAACTGAAAATGTGGAAAGTATTCTTGGGACCTTCTCAACTATCGATGCTGAAAATAGTCGTTTGAATGGTTTTATCAACGAATTTATCGGTACCTTCATCTTAGTATTCGGTGCTGTAGCTTTAACTTCTGACCATATCGACCCACGTGCCGACTTTATCGGTCTTGGATTCTTAGTTATGTGTCTGGTTGTTTCATTTGGTGGTCCTACTGGTCCAGCTTTGAACCCTGCTCGTGACCTTGGTCCTCGTATCTTGCATGCATTATTGCCTTTAAATCCTAAAGGTTCATCCCAATGGAAATATAGTTGGGTTCCAGTTCTAGCTCCAATCCTTGGTGCTATCGCTGCTGTTAAACTTTATGGACTTTTCTTTTAG
- a CDS encoding D-2-hydroxyacid dehydrogenase, producing the protein MKVLSLVNLTKKQTEKIQSISGVDLRVVSPKKVTPEDLDGVEVLYDWSNTLKDAVLKSDTLNWIQVVRAGVDALPLPELKEKGVILTNGSGANSINIAEQTLAYMLMFERRINLTAEHQNAHEWKQIDNYDEVYNKTIMIVGVGHIGTLIAKYAKALGMKTIGVRRTDQPTEYIDEMIPMSEMKARINEVHFVVNALPDTEETVGMFNKEIFQLMSKKAYYINIGRGKTTNMDDLVSALQDGEIAGAGLDVTTPEPLPSDSPLWDMKNVIITPHDAGNSVHYEERAFDIFKRNLKSYVENGEVVVNEVNYSTGY; encoded by the coding sequence ATGAAGGTTCTTAGTTTAGTTAATTTAACAAAGAAACAAACAGAGAAGATTCAATCAATTTCTGGTGTTGACTTGAGGGTGGTTTCGCCAAAGAAGGTTACACCTGAGGATCTTGATGGGGTCGAGGTTTTGTATGACTGGTCTAATACTTTAAAAGATGCTGTTTTAAAGAGTGATACTTTGAATTGGATTCAAGTGGTTCGTGCGGGTGTTGATGCTTTGCCACTGCCTGAATTGAAGGAAAAGGGTGTTATTTTAACTAACGGTTCTGGTGCTAATTCAATCAATATTGCTGAACAAACTTTGGCTTATATGTTGATGTTTGAACGTCGAATCAATTTGACGGCTGAACATCAAAATGCTCATGAATGGAAACAAATTGATAATTATGACGAAGTTTACAATAAGACTATTATGATTGTCGGTGTAGGGCATATTGGAACATTGATTGCTAAATATGCCAAAGCTTTAGGAATGAAGACAATCGGTGTCCGCAGAACAGATCAACCAACAGAATACATTGATGAAATGATTCCAATGTCAGAAATGAAAGCAAGAATTAATGAAGTTCACTTTGTTGTCAATGCATTGCCTGATACTGAAGAAACTGTTGGGATGTTTAATAAGGAAATTTTCCAACTCATGTCGAAGAAAGCTTATTACATCAATATCGGCCGTGGCAAAACGACTAATATGGATGATTTAGTGTCCGCCTTACAAGATGGAGAGATTGCTGGCGCTGGATTGGATGTCACAACACCAGAGCCACTACCAAGTGACAGTCCACTTTGGGATATGAAAAATGTTATCATTACGCCACATGATGCTGGAAACAGTGTTCATTATGAAGAAAGAGCCTTCGATATTTTCAAACGAAACTTGAAGTCATATGTTGAAAATGGTGAAGTTGTTGTTAATGAAGTAAATTATTCAACCGGTTATTGA
- a CDS encoding GNAT family N-acetyltransferase yields MDNYVNRAYQFELVDDNELLSVLLLLDTRPETVEIVNIAVDEMARNQGLGEKLILFALDWSKKHHYRTVEIGTGSTSFAQLYLYQKCGFRVVNIDRDFFVDNYDEPIIENKLLLKDMIRLEKKLN; encoded by the coding sequence GTGGATAATTATGTGAATCGTGCTTATCAATTTGAATTAGTCGATGATAACGAACTTTTAAGTGTGCTTCTATTGTTAGATACTCGACCTGAAACAGTGGAGATTGTGAATATTGCAGTGGATGAAATGGCTCGTAATCAAGGTTTAGGTGAAAAACTAATTTTATTCGCCCTTGATTGGTCAAAAAAACACCACTATCGAACAGTTGAAATTGGAACCGGCAGTACAAGCTTTGCACAACTCTATCTTTATCAGAAATGTGGCTTTCGAGTTGTCAACATTGACCGTGATTTCTTTGTGGATAATTATGATGAACCAATTATAGAAAACAAGCTCTTGTTAAAAGATATGATTCGTTTAGAGAAAAAATTGAACTAA
- a CDS encoding glutamate-5-semialdehyde dehydrogenase: MIDLEKMGQNAQSAAFELGQLGTKKKNNALLNMANALVLNTSKIIEANKEDIANAKKNGIKEAMIDRLLLTPDRINDMSDGLRQVMDLPDPIGKIDRGWETVTGLDITQERVPLGVIGMIYEARPNVTVDAAGLCFKAGNAVILRGGKEAINSNIILSETLRTALKDSDINPDAVQLIDDVSHETAQKMMELTGYIDVLIPRGSGKFIKMVVNKAKVPIIETGAGNCHIYVDKDADLQKALKIIINAKVQRPSVCNAAEKVILHKDIANQFLPKLYSALRANNVEVRGDTLAKAIVPDIIPATDEDWGTEYDDYIIAIKIVDGIDDAIKHINTYNTKHSESIITENYSASRQFMKQIDAAVVYTNASTRFTDGQQFGFGAEIGISTQKLHARGPMGANELTTTKYLVQGDGQIRE, translated from the coding sequence ATGATAGATCTCGAAAAAATGGGTCAAAATGCTCAAAGTGCGGCGTTTGAATTAGGACAACTTGGTACCAAGAAAAAAAATAATGCCCTTTTAAATATGGCCAATGCTTTGGTGCTTAATACTAGTAAAATTATCGAAGCTAACAAGGAAGATATCGCCAATGCAAAGAAAAATGGTATCAAAGAAGCGATGATCGACCGGCTTTTATTAACTCCAGATCGAATCAACGATATGTCCGATGGTCTGCGTCAAGTAATGGATTTACCTGACCCCATTGGCAAAATTGACCGTGGCTGGGAAACTGTCACCGGTTTAGATATTACCCAAGAACGCGTTCCCCTAGGTGTTATTGGCATGATTTACGAAGCTCGTCCCAACGTAACAGTTGATGCTGCTGGACTTTGTTTCAAAGCTGGCAATGCTGTGATTTTGCGTGGCGGTAAAGAAGCTATCAATTCTAATATTATTTTGTCAGAAACTCTACGGACGGCTTTAAAGGACTCTGATATCAATCCTGATGCCGTTCAATTAATCGACGATGTCAGCCATGAAACGGCGCAAAAGATGATGGAATTAACTGGTTATATTGACGTTTTGATTCCTCGCGGTAGTGGTAAATTTATCAAAATGGTCGTCAACAAGGCAAAAGTTCCTATTATCGAAACTGGTGCTGGTAACTGTCATATTTACGTTGATAAAGATGCCGATTTACAAAAAGCGCTCAAGATTATTATCAATGCCAAAGTTCAACGCCCTTCTGTCTGCAACGCTGCTGAGAAAGTTATTTTACATAAAGATATTGCCAACCAATTTTTACCAAAACTTTACAGTGCCTTACGTGCTAACAATGTTGAAGTCCGTGGTGATACTTTAGCAAAAGCCATTGTACCCGATATTATTCCAGCTACTGACGAAGACTGGGGCACTGAATACGACGACTACATTATTGCTATTAAAATCGTTGACGGAATTGACGATGCCATAAAGCATATCAACACATACAATACAAAACACAGTGAATCCATCATTACTGAAAATTACTCAGCCAGTCGTCAATTTATGAAACAAATCGACGCTGCCGTAGTTTATACAAATGCTTCAACTCGTTTTACCGACGGACAACAATTTGGTTTTGGTGCCGAAATCGGTATCAGTACCCAAAAGTTACACGCTAGGGGTCCAATGGGTGCTAATGAATTAACTACAACGAAGTACTTGGTCCAAGGCGATGGCCAAATCAGAGAATAA
- a CDS encoding MarR family winged helix-turn-helix transcriptional regulator codes for MNSQFPIEKAIINLITSYKNQVTKKMRPLGLYPGQDLILLALLKHGQASQNKLVVELCVDHSTIAKSVRRMVSADLVKTEKSTEDKRVTLVSLTEHGRELATQVEKICVTSEQTATTGLSTEEQRLFIEMIEKITKNLNN; via the coding sequence ATGAATTCACAGTTTCCAATTGAAAAAGCCATTATTAACCTTATTACCAGCTACAAAAACCAAGTTACTAAAAAAATGCGTCCACTAGGACTCTACCCTGGACAAGATTTAATTTTATTAGCACTGTTAAAACATGGTCAAGCTTCCCAAAATAAGCTTGTGGTTGAATTATGCGTCGATCACTCAACCATCGCTAAATCAGTTCGTCGTATGGTCAGCGCTGACCTGGTCAAAACCGAAAAATCGACCGAAGATAAACGCGTTACCCTAGTCAGTCTAACTGAACATGGCCGTGAGCTAGCAACTCAAGTTGAAAAGATCTGTGTCACTTCCGAACAAACCGCCACCACAGGCTTAAGCACTGAAGAACAAAGACTATTTATCGAAATGATTGAAAAAATTACAAAAAATTTGAATAACTAG
- the proB gene encoding glutamate 5-kinase, with protein sequence MQNKRQIYADRIVVKIGTSTLIRQNSKINLNVIKELAKVLSTLKKDGKDVVLVSSGAIGVGMGVLGIDKRPIKISKQQAVAAVGQAELMQIYNEAFHEYGMSVAQMLITRDIIDYPESHTNVMNSFQELLSMDNAIPIVNENDTVTVSELDHHTKFGDNDQLSAIVTNLVDADLLIMLSDIDGFYSANPLKVPDAHLVSQIDTIGPTIIAAAGGHGTKYGTGGMTTKLKAAERILKHNQQMVLTNGKNPDIIFNILSGDPVGTLFAKARD encoded by the coding sequence ATGCAAAATAAGCGTCAGATCTATGCTGATCGAATCGTTGTTAAAATTGGTACTAGCACGCTGATTCGTCAAAATAGCAAAATTAATTTAAATGTTATCAAGGAACTTGCAAAAGTTTTGAGTACTCTAAAAAAAGATGGTAAAGATGTCGTTTTAGTTTCATCTGGTGCCATTGGTGTCGGTATGGGTGTACTTGGGATCGATAAACGTCCTATTAAAATTTCAAAACAACAAGCCGTGGCAGCCGTCGGTCAAGCTGAATTAATGCAAATTTATAATGAAGCTTTCCATGAATACGGTATGTCAGTCGCCCAAATGTTGATTACTCGTGATATAATCGACTATCCGGAAAGTCATACTAATGTGATGAACAGTTTCCAAGAGTTGCTTTCAATGGACAATGCCATTCCCATCGTTAACGAAAACGATACCGTGACCGTCTCAGAGTTGGATCACCATACAAAATTTGGTGATAACGATCAGCTTTCTGCTATTGTGACTAATTTAGTCGATGCCGATCTGTTGATTATGTTATCTGATATCGATGGCTTTTACTCAGCTAACCCGCTCAAGGTTCCAGATGCCCATTTGGTATCACAAATTGATACAATTGGACCAACGATTATTGCAGCGGCTGGTGGTCATGGAACTAAATATGGTACCGGTGGTATGACAACCAAACTCAAGGCTGCCGAACGAATCTTAAAACATAACCAGCAAATGGTACTAACGAATGGTAAGAACCCTGACATCATTTTCAACATTTTATCAGGCGACCCCGTAGGTACTCTTTTTGCTAAAGCTCGCGATTAA
- a CDS encoding LysR family transcriptional regulator, whose amino-acid sequence MYKILIMLHDGDDYIRMNKVYIESMPVAGQYIIHSDGLPYYVEEVTTFVGYVSSKGAIAIVVVHPAPKDAAVNDLYGVDIVQDLDDPEYNKKDK is encoded by the coding sequence ATGTATAAAATATTAATTATGCTTCATGACGGTGACGACTATATCCGAATGAATAAAGTTTACATCGAAAGTATGCCAGTCGCTGGACAATATATTATCCACTCAGACGGCTTGCCATACTATGTTGAGGAAGTAACAACCTTTGTTGGATATGTAAGCAGCAAAGGCGCTATTGCAATTGTAGTCGTACATCCTGCACCAAAAGACGCGGCTGTAAATGACCTTTATGGTGTCGATATTGTTCAAGATCTCGATGATCCGGAATATAACAAAAAAGATAAATAG